From the genome of Palaemon carinicauda isolate YSFRI2023 chromosome 36, ASM3689809v2, whole genome shotgun sequence:
TGATTGCTCTCAAGACCCCGTCCTCATCGAATTTCATCCACGCGATGTCATCCCCTACACATTCTACTTTGTATCCAGGTAGGGAGGGTGTCATCATGGCCAGGTTGGTCTTACCACAGGCAGACGGGAAAGCTGCAGCTATGTACTTCTTAACTCCTTTGGGGTTTGTGATGCCTAGAATAAGCATGTGCTCAGCTAACCATCCTTCTCTTTTTGCAATAGTGGAACCAATTCTAAGTGCAAAGCATTTCTTTCCCAGGAGAGAATTTCCACCATACCCTGAACCAAAGGAGATTATTTCCTTTGTCTCTGGAACATGGGTAACTATTGTGTGTTCTGGATTGCATGGCCAGTTATTTATGAGATTTTTCTTGAGTGGAAGTGGACATCCTACAGAGTGAAGACACTTAACAAAGTCCTCATCCCCTAGTATATCTAATACAGCTTTTCCCATACGGGTCATTGTGCGCATGGAAGCTACTACGTATGGAGAGTCTGTCAGCTCAATGCCAATTTTCGACAGAGGGGAACCAACGGGACCCATGGAATAGGGCACAATATACATGGTTCTTCCAGCCATACAACCAGGAAATCTTTCCTGGATAGCTTTCTTGAGGTCTTCAGGTGACATCCAGTTACCCAAAAGGCCTTTGACTCCTTCCTTGGTGGTAGGGATGGTCGTTCGACGGTCCTTGGTGACAATGAATGTTTTGCTCTCAACACGTGCTACATCTCCGGGGTCGGTACAGGCAAGCCAACAGTTATCATATTTGGGCAGAGGTTCAATCATTCCAGCTTGTTGCATGATGTTTAGGAGATTTCTCAATTCTCGGTCACTCCCATCACAAATGTGGATGTCTGATGGTTGGCACAAGCGAGCGCTATCTTCGACAAATTTTCGAACCTGGAAATGATATTTGTTGTTGGTGAATGTGGTGCTCCTGgtgaatatttattatttataacattATATCATTGATTTCTAAAACACAAATggaagattttattaaaaaaaaatttctcacaaAAATTATTGTTTTGTGAGTAGATGGAACTAACCTTTGGTTTAAGGCTGGCAAGCTTTGCATCGCTGCTAGCGAGGGCTTTTGATTCATAATCCGAAGTTTTCCCGACTCCTCCAAGAGACTCTGCAATAATACTGAAATGGAAAGTAATTAGTGTATTATACAGTTGATCCTGCTTTCTATAATTTTTAGTGTTTGCTACCaaattgcctgtttttttttttttttttttttttttttttcctcagaaccATCCTATAATTCATAATTTAAATGACACATTTATAGAGGCCCCGTTTTTCCCATTCTTGTTCTATGATAATGTCATTAAGGTTCTCTTTGTTTTTCCCATGAAATTACATCAGGTACACCATACGTTTAAACAACCACAGCCAGACCCTACGTTTAGACATCCCGTCATCCATATTTCGTGACACTTTGCTTTTTTCGTTTCCCTTAGTCCCCatttttttaaactatatatatcgTTGCAAATTTATTTAGATCAAACTTGATATAAACTAAtgtttaagacatttttttttttaactatatcgtTACAAATTTATTTAGACTAAACTTGATGTAACCTAATGTTTAAGAATATCATTTCATTTTATGTACTTCACTGCTGAGCAATTACCATAGCCACTCTTATTcattcttgaataataataataataataataataataataataatgatgatgatgatgatgatattattattatttatagtgttATATTTTGACAGTGGTGATATTGGATTTACAATACTTTGCCTGGCCCAGAACGAAAAATGTTAGAGTAATGAAGTTCTTTACATATTTGGCAACACGATCTTTCAAAGTCTATATCCAGAAAAGATTTTATCTTCTGAAATTTCAGATTTTGTAATCTCTAGATTATCAAATGAGATTTTGGAAGAGAACTATTATTACCTCTCAAAGGTATTTTTTCGGAAGCAAATTAGCGGTTCAAATGACTTCTCCAAATTCATGAGAAGCTTaactttatcttgagcttttaaatcaatatttctccattcatcatatcttacttcacgcttcatagtcctcatccatgtgggccagggtcttctagtgccttgtggagcccagtagaaagtttggtgaactaatctctcttggggagtgcgaagagcatgcccaaaccatctccatctacccctcatcatgatctcatccacattggcacttgaataatctctcttacagATGGAgataactgacgaaatctaattgaGGTCTAGTTTTTTCAatgggcgtagaaggagatgatgatatgatgattttTCTAATCAGTTCGATTATGTTCGTGGGGGCCGATGTGACAACGTTcctaactggtgaatgccagattggtgtttgagtcccgctcagactctctagtttctttggtcactccaacctcaccatcctagtgagctaaagagggggggggtttgggggagcctataggtctatctgctgagtcatcagcagccattgcctggccctccctggtcttagcttgggtggagaggtgggcttgtgcgctgatcatatatatggtcagtctctagggctttgtcctgcttgatacggtaatgtcactgccccttgcctctaccattcatgagcggcctttaaacctttaaaccttatctTTAAAGACAATGCTGAATATGCCCTAAACCACGAAACTTAGGGTCATCCTAtaaaccgtgtttttttttttttttttttttcccacttgtGACTGCTACTCTCACCCTCTCCAACACAACCCGTAGATTAATCCCAATTTTAGAAAGTTAATTCTAGTTATTTTTCTATATGTTAAGATTAATTATACTTAGATCTTCTTCGAGATGATTCAATTTTTCTACGCATACGTTAAGATTATTTATATACACTTCACCTTTGAAGTGATGCATTTGATTTATCTTCCAAGCTTGATTAGAAGTGTTATTGTGATCTAGTGATATAGATGATACTCCAAACGCCAGTTTGATGTTTTCTACTGTACAAGAAGCTaagttaattctattattattattattattattattattattattattattattattattattattattacttggcaaaCTACAAcctttgttgaaaaagcaggatgctataagcccaggggctccaacagggaaaatagcccagtgaggaaaggaaagaagggaaaatgaaatattttaagaaattaatatttcctatataaactttcaaaactttaacaaaacaagaggaagagaaataacatagaatagtgcgcccaagtgtaccctcaagcaagattttaAAAGAATCTCTCAAAGGTAATATTATTCAATCAATATCTTATGgtattaggaaaaaatacaaaaataaacatgaaaaaagttACTCGTCATAGGaccaataaactatatatataacaattatttcacagaacataaaaatataaaaattattattttcttacaatTCTCATTATTGACATAAAAATAAGTTCGAAACTTAAAAATTTATCGTTCTCACTTTCCttccaattatcattattgaatcttAAATTCATAAGGTAAATAAATATGACTTACCTCAACGTTTCTACGCCGTCTGTTCCACTGAGCACCATTTTGTAGTCTCGAGTAGTTTTTAGATATCTGAAAATTCTAGCTCAGAAAAGCAGCTGGATTGATATGCGCTATCGGTTCGAAGTGCTCTCTTTTATATGGCCTCTCGTGCATCTCTTCTGACGTCATCTGAGAATCTACATCTCGCTGATAAGAAGGATTTAGGCCGGAAAGGGGAATTTCACTGAACCCCGATAAGTCGTTATTTCCTTAAATGATAATAGTTTTGTTAATTTGTGCCAATATTGATTTGTTTAATATTGATATAAGTACATAGTTGTATCAATAGATGTACATAAAGGAGTAAATTGACGTTTAATCttataaagtactgacttagtacTTAGATAATCAACAGAGCGGACTGGCTGCAAAAAAGACAAGCCCCTAAAAGGCTTGCTTCTCATTGGTAGAACTCTGGGTCCGCAGTCACTTCACAAGAGACGGGTTTGCTGTTcgataatggcaaaaaaaaaaaaaaaaaaaaaaaaaaaaaaaaaaaaaaaaaaaaaaaaaaaaaaaaaaaaaaataaataaataaataaataaataaacaacgaagTGTTTGGAGAAAAGAGGGAAGAATGAAATTAATTATCTTGAAAGTAATGTAAGTTTTGGTTGTGCAATTAGAAAAAAAGTAATTGATGAAAAAAGGTGAAGAAGGAAATTAATTATCTTGAAAGTAATGTAACTTTTGGTTGTGCAATTAGATATGAACTTAAGATTCAATAACGATAATTGGAAGGACAGTGAGAACGATAGATTTTTAAGTTTCGAACTTATTTTTATGTCGATAATGAGAATTGTAAGAaaataatcatttttatatttttatgttctgTGAAATGATTGTTATATAAATAGTTTATTGGTCCTATGACGAgtaacttttttttcatctttatttttgtatttttttctaataccaTCTATATCATGGGATACGTAACTTTAAAAGGTTTATAAACTATATTGACGGAGccgaattaaattttcatttattgttactatttttattaattaattaatttttgcaCACATACATAGTCCCTTCATATAACTGAAAACATCTCTTTCATTAATAAAATCCTTTCATagggaatacacacacatatatatatatatatatatatatatatatatatatatatatatatatatatatatatatgtatatatatatatatatatatatatatatatgtatgtatatatatatatatatatatatatatatatatatatatatatatatatatatatatatatatatatatatatatatatatatatttatatgcagatatatatatatatatatatctatatatatatatatatatatatatatatatatatatatatatatatatatatatatatatatatatatatatataaatttctggtcacgctcagctctctccgtccctcgggtatgggaagagggagtagtcataagcTGGTGAGAGGgatgtacgtgcgcgtgtgtgcatatctacccaaatatttaacagtcattttttgACGGATCATCTACACTTGTAAGGAATAATAATCAGTCATTAactatttaattaataaaaaaattggaAATCCCCTTTGCACTTAAGGTTCTCTGGGGAAACAGTTTTCAACTTCGAACGTCAATGAAACTGGTTTCAAATCCTGTTTCGTTAGGCTCACCTGGTTTTGCTTGTAGGGATCCGACTGTGTTTTAAATAGTTGTACATCCTGAGATGTTTTGGGAGTCGTAGTGACCTTCATTTGTGGGTTGGGTGTGCAAGTTtttgttcggagagagagagagagagagagagagagagagagagagagagagagagagagagagagagagagagagagagatccttggatGTGTATTTTCAAAACGTTAGATTGCACGGTGATTTGGTGTCTATCaaatagccttattattattattattattattattattattattattattattatttccatgttATTTTATAAGACATTGCATGGCGATTTAGTCTCAaggaaataacatttttattattattattatcattttataagaCATTGCTTGGTGATTTAGTGTATACgaaataaaacttattattattattattattattattattattattattattagttcgatGATGTTTTACAAGACATTCCATGGCGATTTAGTGtcgttgaaatattattattattattattattattattattattattattattattattattattattattattattattacataccttttaatattatttcatatcagatcatgattattattattattattattattattattattattattattattattattattattattattatatacctttCAATATCATTTCATATtagatcatgattattattattattatcattattattattttttatcattattattgttattattatcattatcagtagtagtagtagtagtatgactcCGTTAAATACCCACTCGATATCACCATACACTGAACATTTTTCCCCACAAACAACATCCAAATTCACAACCAAGTTATGCAACTTCCAGAGATTCCCACGGACTGCTTCATCACGTGTGAGAATTTTTGAAAACACTTCATGGTCAGACCGAAGAAACCTAAGGGAAGAGAGGCCCAAAAGACTGTTGTCCTGCCTCCTTGATTATGTTGGTACTTATCTCAGGGTTGTTGGAAGTTCGTTGTTATTTACCGTTGATAACAAATAGGGGGTTAATGACTTTTCTTTTATGTTCTCTATGCTGGTTTCTATAGTCTTCTTGTGACCCATTGCCACTCgcgtgttattatttattattattattgttgttgttattattattattattattattattattattattattattattattactattattttatattcattttattatgattaatattgttattattttatatccatatgattattattattattattattatcattattattattattattattttatatccctattattatgattattattattattatcattattattatcatcatcattattattattattattattattattattattattattattattatcatcaatttgatatttttgttgttcAAAAATATTTCATATCCTAACTTCAATATTAGCCATTACCACTCATTATGTCATTTGAtcaatatttataatgaaataaatagaagagaaaaaatgcaaaatatgtGAACTGAAAGTTTGTCGTTAATAACAGCAGGAGAATCAcctatagttaattattttttagtgaggcagatgtacaccgactcgcagggggtccccttttagctcgtaaaagtttcctgctcgctgattggttggacgagataattctaaccaatcagatagcaggaaacttttccaagctaaaagggtaccggtgcgagtcagtgcaaatgcgcctcattaaaaaaattgagtatagaagtgGTTTGTTTATTAACGAATACCGCTCAGACACTAGTAATAGACATTGCTACGTTGCATGGTATTCgagtcttttaatattattattattattgttattattatcattattattagtatttgctaagctacaaccttaattggaaaagcaagatgctgtaagcctaggggccccaacatggaaaatagcccagtaaggaaaggaaacaaggaaaaattaaatatcttaaaaatagtaacattaaaataaatatttcgtatataaactataaatactttaataaaacaagaaaaagagaaattggatagaatagtgtgcccgagtgtaccctcaagcaagaacattctaacccaagacagtggaagaccatggtacagaggctatggcactacccaagactagagaacaatggtttgattttggagtgtccttctcctagaagagttgcttaccatagctaaagagtctcttctacccttaccaagaggaaagtagccactgaacgtacttgtatgggggtaagcactgTTGCTTCTTGTTGAAGGACTAAATGCTAGGAATAGATGCACAAATTTGTGGAAAATATTCAACGCCACAAGAGAAAATGTTAATGATTTGGAAATAGCCATGAAGAATAGCTAGTTTTAATATTCTGAAATTGTTGAAACTGTTGAAGAGATAGAGGATAATTCTTAGCATTTTAGATAAAGTAtataaatgtttttagaatatatttacaaatatatctgTTAAGGTTTCAATATGGAATTgacgacagattttttttttacgactTGCAAATAATCATGGACAGCTAGTTTTAATATTCTGAAATTGTTGAAAATTTTGTTGAAGATATAGAAGATGATTCTTAGCATTTTAGATAAAGTAtataaatgtttttgaaatatattcacaaatatatctgTTAAGGTTTTAATCTGCAGTTTGACAACAGGTTTTTTTTTACGATTTGCAAATAGTCATGGACAGCAAGTTTTAATATTCtgaaattattgaaaatgatactGAAGATATATAAGATAATTCTTAGCATTTTAGATAAGGTAtataaatgtttttgaaatatatttacaaatatatctgTTAAGGTTTCAAACTACAGTTTAACAACAGACTTTTACGACAGATAAGTTTTAATATTCTGATATTGTTAAAAATGTAGTTGAAAATGTATGAAATAACTTAGAATTcaagataaattatataaatatttagaatatatttacaaatttatccATTAAGGTTTCAATCCGCAGTTTAACAACAGATTTTTACGACAGATAAGTTTTAATATTCTGAAATTGTTGAAAATGTAGTTGAAGATGTATGAAATAAATCTTAGAATTTCAGATAAAGTATACAAatctaattaaaatatatttacaaatttatctATTAAGGTTTCAATCCGCAATTTGGCAATATATTTTCTCCTAAGATACAAACAACGCGCAATAATTGATATCTCTAAAGGATTTTTTCTCTTATCAGGTCTTATTTGTTCCCCATATGGCGTCTTTCTTGACCTTCATTTGCCCTTTTTTTCTGTTTTGGCGATGGAAGTTGCATAATCTGCATTCCACACTTGTCCCTGTCCCGTCGGGTATCTGGCTAACTTGCTGAGtttgtataaagaaatatactattattattattattattatattattattattattattattattattattattattattattattattattattacttgctaagctacaaccctagatggaaaagcagaatgctataagcccaagggctccaacagggaaaatagcccagtggagaaaggaaagaaggaaaaataaaatattttaagaagagtaacaacattaaagaaatattccctatataaactgtaaaaactttaacaaaagaaaagaaagagaaatcagatagaatagtgtgcctgagtgtaccctcaagcaagagaactctaacccaagacagtggaagaccatggtacagaggctatggcactacccaagactagagaacattggtttgattttggagtgtccttctcctagaagagctgcttaccatagctaaagagtctcttctacccttaccaagaggaaagtagccactgaacaaatacagtgcagtagttaacccccttgagcgaagaagaattgtttagtaatctcagtgttgtcaggtgtatgaagacagaggagaatctgtaaagaataggccagactattcggcgcatgtgtaggcaaagagaaagaaccgtaactagatagaaggatccaatgtagtactgtctggccagtcaaaggaccccataactctctggcggtagtatttcaacgggcggctggtgccctggccaacctactacctactaaaggaACAGAATACAAACTACAGATTAAGGAATTATGATTTCCATCGTATTATTTTGTAATTACGTGAAATTTTTAAAttgtcacacatacatatatgcatgtttattGCTACATGAATGACTAAATGGGGCGCTGTAGGGAGAATGCTTTCGCcacgccagttttttttttttttataaactccaccgcgtacttgtacttagatgtatcatcttcaaaatctaatggatctgtccttgggtcatacccaacataactaccaaatttggttaaaatcggtaccgCAGTTTTTATCTAAAAttgcttacaaacaaacaaataactaaCAAACAGACGATATAGAGAGGGGAGAAAACATACACTTCGCAAAATTTCCGATATTGTGGAGGGCAAATATCTCTATAACAAGATTTAGATTCGTTTTATGAAAAGTTTCCACATCTTAGTGAcgttttattatagaacacacagCTTGCAATCTGAGTGGCCTGTGCTGTATAAATCTATCAACTAGTAGACCGGACGACTAGCGAATAGGCTCGTTACCGAAAATTTCAGCGAAATAGGTAACTAGTTATAAGTCGACCATAGTGTGTCGCAGCTAGGGCAGAGAGAGATATTAGGATAAAGAAGTAGTAAAACTAGACGTGAGTGTTTGAGGCCATGGCATAACAGGAGGATCTCGACGGGGTAAACCTCATCTAACTTAAATGTATGATGGTTTGGAATCAAATGCTTTGAAGTCATGTAGAATTTAAGGCAACGAACCAATTACATAATCTTTTAACTTTGAATggatgattagtattattattattattattattattattattattattattaattattaattatcaattataaatatcaataattattattaattattaattatcaattataaatattaatcattattgttattatttatttttattattattattattactactactactactactattattattattattattattattattattaatattattattattattattattattattactactactactagctaagctacaaccttagttggaaaaacaggatgctctaagctcaaggggttcaacagggaaaaatatcccaataaggaaaggaaattgagaaatgaataaactataagacaaGGAAATATAACccaatatggaaaggaaataaggaaataaataaattgagaagataagaacaattgaaataaattattttaaaaacagtaacaaatttaaaacaaatctttcacttataaactataaaaagagacttatgtcatcctgttcatcataaaaacatttgctgcaagtttgaattgcTGAAGCCGATGAtgtgaaaaaaaatctaatcaggTTATTCATCCTTCATTTAGCAGTCTCTACTGAACATGGTAGTAACATTTAGTTTTGTTTTTTTGGAGCCACCCGCTCTAGGGAAGGGGGtttaattgcaaaagaaaaaaaaaattcaaagataatATTTCATCTATACGTGTCATTAAACTTATACAACATTTGAATGAAAGACACTTATTTATTCTCTTTTGTAGGCAGCAGAGGTTATGTAAGATGGAAACTGCCTTACATAATTAACTATCGAGTCTCGCTGTCGTTATGCAACAGTAGATGTGAAATAGGGTTCATGCATAATAATCTTTTATTCCATGAAGCTTAGTCGTTGGGACTGCATTTGCCGTGGTGAGGTCTTAGCTATGTACGTATAACGTTTACAtacgcatcatatatatatatatatatatatatatatatatatatatatatatatatacatatatatatatatatatatatatatatatatatatatatatatatatatatatatactgtatatatattatatatatatatatatataaatttatatatactgtatatatatatatatatttatatatattatatatatatttatatatatatacatacatatatatatatatatatatatatatatatatatttatatatatatattacatatatttatatatatattatatatattgatatatatataatatatatttatatatattatatatatttatatatatatttataaatatatatatatatatatatatatatatatataatatatatgtatatatatattatatatatatattatatatatgtgtgtatagtgtatgcgacccgtcaaaaatgacggctaaatatttagatatgatcacacacagagtcaacccttcccaacctccctatccgctttcctaactacaacagtgcagttttggcaatttgtgggagattatggatTCCGAGTTTACCTCCTGGGGTAATCCTTCTCACCAGGGTAGGTCTTCTCTTCTTCCCCTACCTAAGGGATGGAGAGAAACCGAGTAGCCATAGGTTTGGCAATTCCACTCAtcctgacaggaaagatatatgtgtatgtatgattatatatatatatatatatatatatatatatatatatatatatatatatatatatatatatatattatatatatatatatatatatatatatatatatatatatatatatatatatatatatatatatacatacacacatatacattttacCAGACAATTGCTCTGTTATAAAGGGGAGATATATttggatatttgatatatatgtatttataatctgtgcgtatttatatacagtatatatatatatatatatatatatatatatatatatatatatatatatatactgtatatatatgtatatatatgtgtgtgtgtatatatacgtatatatatgtgtatatatatatatatatatatatatatatatatatatatatgtatatatatatatgtatatatatatatatatatatgtatatatatatatgtatgtatatatatatatatgtatgtatatatatatatatatatatatatatatatatatatatatatatatatatatatatatatatatatatacacgtttgcgtATGAGACACAGATAAATACCATGTACCTTTATGCGTTACGGTATCATATGATTATATCAAAAGATATcttataatttattgaaaaaagcgTGGGGGAATAATAAGACACTTGTTCACACACACAGATAAAGGCAACACGTCCATTTACGATTTTACTAAGTGCAAATTATTGGTTCACTATGTTTATGTTATCATAACTGGTTAAAGATTACAAAGATAACATATCAGTAGACTTCGACTTCCAATCGCTCATCCACATGTGACGTCATAGTTAGGAATTATTTGCCTTCAAAACAAACAGTGCCACATGGTACGGAATCCATATTAGAGACTTTGTATTCCCCGGGgtaaatgaagtattgatttaaaagctcaagttggagacggctggcgaaatctaacctggccccttttgcgtcaataggcgtaggagaagatatgatgatgatgaaatgacgtTTTTCTTCACTCTTCACTGGAGATTGCTCTTTGCATTGGAATCTTTTTGGAAACTTTATCTTAGGTGTGAAAGTCAAAACTAATTGTTTTCCCCTTAGGAATGGAAGTcaaaactaatatattttttttttttggtataagtcAAAAATCAAAATCTGTATTTTTTGTATATGTCAAaacttatatcctttatttattgtttaaagctaaacaaatattcattatttttgtatAAGCCAAACCTAATATCCTTCATTTTGGTATAAGCCAAAACTAATATCCTT
Proteins encoded in this window:
- the LOC137628761 gene encoding phosphoenolpyruvate carboxykinase, cytosolic [GTP]-like, with the protein product MVLSGTDGVETLSIIAESLGGVGKTSDYESKALASSDAKLASLKPKVRKFVEDSARLCQPSDIHICDGSDRELRNLLNIMQQAGMIEPLPKYDNCWLACTDPGDVARVESKTFIVTKDRRTTIPTTKEGVKGLLGNWMSPEDLKKAIQERFPGCMAGRTMYIVPYSMGPVGSPLSKIGIELTDSPYVVASMRTMTRMGKAVLDILGDEDFVKCLHSVGCPLPLKKNLINNWPCNPEHTIVTHVPETKEIISFGSGYGGNSLLGKKCFALRIGSTIAKREGWLAEHMLILGITNPKGVKKYIAAAFPSACGKTNLAMMTPSLPGYKVECVGDDIAWMKFDEDGVLRAINPENGFFGVAPGTSMHTNPVAMKTVLSNTIFTNVAKTSDGGVFWEGLEKEIPQNVTITSWLGDKNWSKDSGKPAAHPNSRFCTPAGQCSIIDPAWEDPKGVPISAILFGGRRPEGVPLIYEAFNWRHGVMVGAAMRSEATAAAEHKGKVIMNDPFAMRPFFGYNFGHYLQHWLSMEGRTNKPLPKIFHVNWFRKDEKGHFIWPGFGENVRVLDWILQRVDGEDVAEESAVGFIPKPSSLNMAGLESENIDMDELFRIPKDFWQQEVRDITKYFSEQVGGDLPNEITEEVRNLDKRIEKL